In Dolichospermum flos-aquae CCAP 1403/13F, the following proteins share a genomic window:
- the galE gene encoding UDP-glucose 4-epimerase GalE gives MNQKVLVTGGAGYIGSHVVRQLGEAGYNTVVYDNCSTGVPQSVLHGELIIGDLGDIDRLYQVFGKHQFSAVLHFAASLVVPESVAYPLDYYANNTRNTLNLLRCCSVMGVNQLIFSSTAAVYGEPQENPVTESTPTLPINPYGRSKLISEFMIQDYGLASRLRYVILRYFNVAGADPGGRIGQNSSNATHLIANACNAALKRQSEFKIFGTDFPTPDGTGIRDYIHVEDLAAAHVDALRYLERDGESQVLNCGYGKGYSVRQVVERVKAISGVDFPVIEVARRPGDPACVTADAEKIKQVLNWQPKYNNLDNIIYSFLSWEKGKI, from the coding sequence ATGAATCAAAAAGTCTTGGTGACAGGAGGTGCAGGCTATATTGGTTCCCACGTCGTGCGTCAACTAGGCGAGGCTGGTTATAATACAGTCGTATATGACAATTGCTCTACGGGTGTACCCCAATCCGTACTCCATGGTGAGCTAATTATTGGCGATTTAGGAGATATAGACCGCCTTTACCAAGTCTTTGGCAAACATCAATTTAGTGCAGTGCTGCACTTTGCAGCTAGTCTAGTTGTACCAGAATCCGTTGCCTATCCCCTCGATTACTACGCAAATAATACACGGAATACTCTGAATTTGCTCCGGTGCTGTAGTGTCATGGGTGTTAACCAATTGATATTTTCTAGTACAGCCGCAGTTTACGGCGAACCCCAAGAAAATCCAGTCACCGAGTCTACTCCTACCCTACCAATTAATCCCTACGGACGCTCCAAACTGATAAGCGAATTCATGATTCAAGACTATGGATTAGCTTCTCGTCTGCGGTATGTAATTCTCCGCTATTTCAACGTCGCCGGAGCCGACCCCGGTGGCAGAATCGGACAAAACTCAAGCAATGCAACTCATTTGATTGCCAATGCCTGTAATGCCGCCCTGAAACGCCAATCAGAATTCAAGATCTTTGGCACTGATTTTCCCACCCCAGATGGTACAGGAATTCGAGATTATATCCATGTTGAAGACTTAGCCGCAGCCCATGTTGATGCATTACGCTATCTGGAACGAGATGGAGAAAGTCAAGTTCTCAACTGTGGTTATGGCAAAGGTTATAGTGTCCGGCAAGTTGTGGAACGGGTCAAAGCTATTTCTGGTGTGGATTTTCCCGTAATTGAAGTAGCGCGTCGTCCCGGAGATCCAGCCTGTGTGACTGCTGATGCAGAGAAAATTAAGCAGGTATTGAACTGGCAACCCAAGTATAATAACCTAGACAATATCATCTACAGCTTTCTATCGTGGGAAAAAGGTAAGATATGA
- the ftsH3 gene encoding ATP-dependent zinc metalloprotease FtsH3, with translation MNNKRWRNTGLYALLFIVVIALGTAFFDKQPQSRETWRYSQFIQEVKQGRVERVSLSSDRSTALVTPKYDPNKKIVTLVNDPDLINTLTNKGVDIAVLPQADEGFWFKALSSLFFPVLLLVGLFFLLRRAQGGPGSQAMNFGKSKARVQMEPQTQVTFGDVAGIDQAKLELNEVVDFLKNADRFTAIGAKIPKGVLLVGPPGTGKTLLARAVAGEAGVPFFSISGSEFVEMFVGVGASRVRDLFEQAKTNAPCIVFIDEIDAVGRQRGAGLGGGNDEREQTLNQLLTEMDGFEGNTGIIIIAATNRPDVLDAALLRPGRFDRQVVVDRPDYAGRSEILRVHARGKTLSKDVDLDKIARRTPGFTGADLSNLLNEAAILAARRNLTEISMDEINDAIDRVLAGPEKKDRVMSEKRKTLVAYHEAGHALVGALMPDYDPVQKISIIPRGQAGGLTWFTPSEDRMDTGLYSRAYLENQMAVALGGRLAEEIIFGEEEVTTGASNDLQQVARVAKQMITRFGMSDRLGPVALGRQQGNMFLGRDIMSERDFSEETAAAIDEEVRKLVDTAYIRAKEVLVNNRKVLDEIAQMLIEKETVDAEELQEILGNNDVKMAAFA, from the coding sequence GTGAATAATAAAAGATGGAGAAATACGGGGCTGTACGCGCTCCTTTTTATAGTTGTTATTGCCCTAGGAACAGCATTTTTTGACAAACAACCCCAAAGCCGGGAAACATGGCGCTACAGCCAGTTTATCCAAGAAGTTAAACAAGGCAGAGTTGAGAGAGTCAGTTTGAGTTCTGACCGTTCTACAGCTTTGGTAACACCCAAATATGATCCTAATAAAAAGATAGTTACCTTAGTTAACGACCCAGATTTAATCAATACTCTGACAAATAAAGGTGTTGATATTGCCGTATTACCTCAAGCAGACGAAGGATTTTGGTTTAAAGCTCTCAGCAGCTTATTCTTCCCTGTATTGCTGCTAGTTGGTCTATTTTTCCTTCTCCGTCGCGCTCAAGGTGGACCAGGTAGCCAAGCCATGAACTTTGGTAAATCTAAAGCCAGAGTGCAAATGGAACCCCAAACTCAAGTGACATTTGGGGACGTTGCGGGTATTGACCAAGCTAAATTAGAACTAAATGAAGTTGTAGACTTTTTGAAAAATGCCGATCGCTTTACCGCTATTGGTGCAAAAATTCCTAAAGGTGTACTTTTAGTTGGTCCTCCTGGTACTGGTAAAACCCTGCTGGCGCGGGCTGTTGCTGGAGAAGCAGGTGTTCCTTTCTTCTCAATTTCCGGTTCTGAATTTGTGGAAATGTTTGTGGGTGTGGGTGCTTCCCGTGTCCGCGATTTATTTGAACAAGCAAAAACAAACGCTCCTTGTATCGTCTTTATTGATGAAATTGACGCGGTAGGTCGTCAACGGGGTGCTGGTTTGGGTGGTGGTAATGACGAACGGGAACAAACCCTCAACCAGTTACTAACGGAAATGGATGGTTTTGAAGGTAACACTGGCATTATTATTATTGCTGCTACCAACCGTCCTGATGTATTAGACGCGGCTTTATTACGTCCCGGTCGTTTTGACCGTCAAGTTGTCGTTGACCGTCCTGACTACGCTGGAAGAAGCGAAATTCTCAGAGTTCATGCTCGTGGTAAAACTTTATCTAAAGATGTAGATTTGGATAAAATTGCCCGTCGGACTCCTGGTTTTACCGGTGCAGATTTATCTAACTTACTCAACGAAGCGGCAATTTTAGCCGCCCGTCGGAATTTAACGGAAATTTCGATGGATGAAATTAATGATGCAATTGATCGTGTATTAGCGGGTCCGGAAAAGAAAGACCGGGTAATGAGCGAAAAGCGCAAAACTTTGGTTGCATACCATGAAGCAGGTCACGCTTTAGTTGGGGCTTTAATGCCTGACTATGACCCTGTGCAAAAGATTAGCATTATTCCCCGTGGTCAAGCTGGTGGTTTAACTTGGTTTACCCCTAGTGAAGACCGTATGGACACTGGTTTATATAGCCGTGCTTATTTGGAAAATCAAATGGCTGTGGCTTTGGGTGGTCGTCTCGCTGAAGAAATCATCTTTGGTGAAGAGGAAGTTACTACTGGTGCTTCTAATGATTTACAGCAAGTTGCCAGAGTAGCTAAACAAATGATAACTCGCTTTGGCATGAGCGATCGCTTGGGTCCAGTTGCCCTTGGTCGTCAACAAGGAAATATGTTCCTGGGTCGAGATATTATGTCTGAACGCGACTTTTCAGAAGAAACCGCTGCTGCTATTGATGAAGAAGTTCGGAAGTTAGTTGATACTGCTTATATTCGAGCTAAAGAAGTTTTAGTCAATAACCGCAAGGTATTAGATGAAATTGCTCAAATGCTGATTGAAAAGGAAACCGTTGACGCTGAGGAATTACAAGAAATTCTTGGTAATAATGATGTGAAAATGGCTGCTTTTGCTTAA
- a CDS encoding molybdopterin molybdotransferase MoeA produces MLSVQDAETIIFNAVQPLNQEHDIEVVDLLTASHRILATAVISSLDFPHWDNSAMDGFAVRYEDVQNSNPENPTILEVVEEIPAGYQPQITIKPGQAARIFTGAIIPKGADTVVMQEKTKLQENQVFILATPQPQEFVRHQGDFYQAGKELLPAGIPLNAAEIAILAAAQLSKISVFRRPRVAIFSSGDELVTPEQTLKPGQIVDSNQYALAALVRELGAEVLMLGIVKDDPIALTETINYAINHADIVLSSGGVSVGDYDYIDNILASLGAKIHFRAVQMRPGKPLTFATFPNSLYFGLPGNPVSALVTFWRFVQPTIKKLSGINQGWEAKFLKVKSYSELKSNGKMETYIWGTLNLNNGIYEFHQAGGNLNSGNLINLAQTNALAILPVGKTLVTPGEETLVLKIG; encoded by the coding sequence ATGTTATCAGTCCAAGATGCCGAAACTATTATTTTCAATGCCGTCCAACCTTTAAATCAAGAACATGATATTGAAGTTGTGGATTTATTAACAGCATCTCACCGAATTTTAGCAACTGCTGTAATTAGTTCTTTAGATTTTCCCCATTGGGATAATTCCGCAATGGATGGTTTTGCTGTACGTTATGAAGATGTGCAAAATTCAAATCCTGAAAATCCTACCATATTGGAAGTTGTCGAAGAGATTCCCGCAGGATATCAACCGCAAATTACTATTAAACCAGGACAAGCAGCCAGGATTTTCACCGGTGCAATCATCCCAAAAGGTGCGGATACTGTAGTTATGCAGGAAAAAACTAAATTGCAGGAAAATCAAGTTTTTATCTTAGCTACACCGCAACCCCAAGAATTTGTTAGACACCAAGGAGACTTTTACCAAGCCGGAAAAGAACTTTTACCAGCAGGAATTCCCCTGAATGCAGCAGAAATTGCTATTTTAGCCGCAGCGCAATTATCTAAAATCAGTGTTTTCCGTCGTCCACGAGTGGCTATTTTTTCTAGCGGTGATGAGTTGGTAACACCAGAACAAACTCTAAAACCCGGACAAATAGTAGATTCTAACCAATATGCTTTAGCAGCTTTAGTGCGTGAATTGGGTGCAGAAGTGTTAATGTTAGGAATTGTTAAAGATGATCCAATTGCTTTAACAGAAACTATAAATTATGCCATTAATCATGCTGATATAGTTCTTTCTTCTGGTGGAGTTTCCGTCGGTGATTATGATTATATTGATAATATATTAGCATCTTTGGGGGCAAAAATCCATTTTCGCGCCGTGCAAATGCGTCCAGGAAAACCTTTAACATTTGCCACATTTCCCAATTCCCTTTATTTTGGTTTACCAGGAAATCCCGTTTCGGCTTTGGTGACATTTTGGCGATTTGTCCAACCGACAATCAAAAAACTTTCAGGAATTAATCAAGGTTGGGAAGCGAAATTTTTAAAAGTGAAATCCTATTCCGAATTAAAATCTAACGGAAAAATGGAAACTTATATTTGGGGTACTTTAAATTTAAATAATGGTATTTATGAGTTTCATCAAGCTGGTGGTAACTTAAACTCTGGAAACTTAATTAACTTAGCCCAAACAAATGCTTTAGCCATTTTACCAGTAGGAAAAACCTTAGTTACTCCAGGAGAAGAAACCTTAGTTTTGAAAATAGGATAA
- a CDS encoding tocopherol cyclase family protein, with protein MPSIPKNLLDFTQTPHSGYHWDGSNRRFFEGWYYRVTLPEIKQTIAFMYSIEDPSGNQPYSGGAAQILGINDEYLCRTFPDVNKFWASRDILGLGHWGKTNLQVSPLYLIPSEFTHHIQEGYQATATLNQGIITDPATSNYCRWEYEIKPVYAWGNQNSLQQSTAGWLSFSQIFEPGWQILMAHGLASGWIDWHGKIYEFTNAPAYAEKNWGGAFPQKWFWLNCNSFINQPDLALTAGGGKRGVLWWMESVAMIGIHHQGKFYEFVPWNSEVKWQIQPWGRWQMQAKNLNYEVELTGTTQLPGTPLRAPTSNGLNFCCRDTMQGELNLELRELNGSKSQVILNASSNLCGLEVGGDDWDNYWAINIFPAPCPCLFSPDSC; from the coding sequence ATGCCGAGTATTCCTAAAAACCTCCTCGATTTCACTCAAACTCCCCATAGCGGCTATCATTGGGATGGTAGCAACCGCCGCTTCTTTGAAGGCTGGTATTACCGCGTCACACTGCCCGAAATTAAGCAAACTATCGCCTTCATGTACTCTATCGAAGATCCCAGCGGTAATCAGCCCTACAGCGGCGGTGCAGCCCAAATACTGGGCATAAATGATGAATATCTTTGTCGCACCTTTCCCGATGTCAATAAATTTTGGGCGAGTCGGGATATTTTAGGATTAGGACATTGGGGAAAAACCAACTTACAAGTTTCCCCCCTGTATCTTATCCCCAGTGAATTTACACACCATATTCAAGAAGGTTATCAAGCCACAGCCACCTTAAATCAAGGCATAATTACAGATCCTGCCACTAGTAATTATTGCCGATGGGAATACGAAATTAAACCCGTATACGCATGGGGAAATCAAAATAGTCTTCAGCAATCAACCGCTGGTTGGCTATCATTTTCGCAGATATTTGAACCCGGCTGGCAAATTTTAATGGCTCACGGTTTAGCCAGTGGTTGGATTGATTGGCATGGTAAAATTTATGAATTTACAAATGCTCCAGCATACGCAGAAAAAAACTGGGGTGGTGCTTTTCCCCAAAAATGGTTTTGGCTAAATTGCAATTCTTTTATTAATCAACCCGATTTAGCTTTAACAGCCGGTGGCGGTAAACGTGGTGTATTATGGTGGATGGAATCAGTGGCGATGATTGGTATCCACCACCAAGGCAAATTTTATGAGTTCGTTCCCTGGAATTCAGAAGTAAAATGGCAAATTCAGCCCTGGGGTAGATGGCAAATGCAAGCCAAAAACCTCAATTATGAAGTTGAACTGACAGGAACTACCCAGCTACCAGGTACACCTCTGCGCGCACCGACAAGCAATGGTTTAAATTTTTGTTGTCGGGATACTATGCAAGGGGAGCTAAATTTAGAATTGCGAGAACTTAATGGCAGCAAATCTCAAGTTATCCTCAATGCCAGTAGTAATCTGTGCGGTTTAGAAGTTGGTGGTGATGATTGGGATAATTACTGGGCAATAAATATTTTCCCTGCTCCCTGCCCCTGCCTCTTTTCTCCTGACTCCTGCTGA
- a CDS encoding GumC family protein → MSINQEDQDSSLDIQQYWLTFKRHWLVTSIVFASVLGVTALFTYSAKPVYESEGKLVFTKKSGASSLAGLSQSLGELGGLTNLSNPVDTESEIIRSYPIVIKTITTLNLTNDQGKQISLENFLKKLKLKTIRGTDVIQLSYRSTNPQEAADVVNSLMKYYLESNIRTNRTEARSAREFLDKQLPEVEKRVIKAEMTLRRFKENNRVVALDVEAKTGLESLGKLDEAITRSQGELAAAYTRSVALQDKMKSTTQEAVDLSALSQSPGVQQVLTEYQKTQYDLATARTLYTSDNPKVVNLVMQEASLKDLLEKRVAQTIGSSKSLPQQNLQVGELKQALTQDLVKSEVERLALTNQIGELRKVFIINRRRLDSLPRLEQQQLQLQRQLSVAQITYQEFLKQFQLVQVLENQNVGNSRIISEALVPDRPVSPKIPLNLALGGFLGILLGAGTALLLESMNQSLKNVEEANRLLGFPLLGTIPQYGKKNPKNRQEGRQELPLLDNPYSPVTTSFEMLQTNLGFTLSDKELRVILLTSSNPGEGKSFVAANLALAAAHVGRRVLLVDADMRRPRQHRVWEIPNLLGLSNILAGQTQLKNAVQEVSPQVNMLPAGKIPPNPVTLLDSQRMADLIAEARNDYDFVIIDTPPLTAVTDPLIVGKYVDGLLLVVHPGKVEYSAVKSSKSLLNHGKVPILGMVVNGVSEESSYGGYYYQKGYYGEKVDSKKKSSQSNLR, encoded by the coding sequence ATGTCTATTAACCAAGAAGACCAAGATTCCTCTCTTGATATCCAACAATACTGGCTAACATTCAAAAGACATTGGCTGGTGACATCAATTGTCTTTGCCTCTGTCTTAGGAGTCACAGCCTTGTTCACTTACTCAGCAAAACCAGTTTACGAGTCGGAAGGCAAGCTGGTTTTCACCAAAAAAAGTGGGGCTTCCTCACTCGCAGGTCTCTCCCAATCCCTGGGAGAACTGGGCGGATTGACAAACCTCAGTAACCCAGTAGATACCGAATCTGAGATCATCCGCTCCTACCCCATTGTTATAAAAACTATTACCACACTGAATTTGACAAATGATCAAGGCAAACAGATTTCTTTGGAGAACTTTCTCAAAAAACTGAAGTTGAAGACTATCCGAGGAACGGATGTGATCCAGCTTTCTTACAGGAGTACTAATCCGCAAGAAGCAGCAGATGTGGTCAATTCTTTAATGAAATATTATCTGGAGAGTAATATTCGCACTAACCGCACCGAGGCTAGATCCGCGCGAGAATTTTTAGACAAGCAATTACCAGAGGTCGAGAAAAGAGTTATAAAAGCAGAAATGACCTTGCGTCGCTTTAAAGAAAACAACCGGGTGGTAGCTCTGGATGTAGAAGCCAAAACTGGTTTGGAATCCCTTGGAAAACTAGATGAGGCAATTACCCGCAGCCAGGGCGAATTAGCGGCAGCTTACACTCGCTCTGTGGCTTTGCAGGATAAAATGAAGTCAACTACACAAGAGGCGGTTGATCTCAGTGCATTAAGTCAATCTCCTGGCGTACAGCAGGTACTCACAGAATACCAGAAAACACAATATGACCTAGCAACAGCCCGAACACTTTATACTAGTGATAATCCAAAAGTTGTGAATTTGGTAATGCAAGAGGCATCTCTTAAAGACTTACTAGAAAAGCGAGTTGCCCAAACCATTGGTAGTTCCAAGTCTCTCCCCCAACAGAACTTGCAGGTAGGAGAACTCAAACAGGCATTAACTCAAGATTTAGTCAAATCAGAGGTGGAAAGGTTAGCCTTAACAAACCAAATCGGAGAATTGCGAAAGGTATTTATAATTAATAGGCGACGTTTGGATAGCTTACCTCGACTGGAACAACAACAGCTACAGCTACAGCGACAGTTATCCGTGGCACAAATCACCTATCAAGAATTTCTGAAGCAATTTCAGTTAGTTCAGGTGCTAGAGAATCAGAATGTAGGTAATTCGCGGATCATCTCTGAGGCTTTAGTTCCTGACCGTCCCGTTTCTCCCAAGATTCCCCTCAACTTAGCACTAGGCGGATTTTTGGGAATCCTCTTAGGTGCGGGAACAGCGCTGCTGTTGGAATCCATGAATCAATCTCTCAAAAATGTTGAAGAAGCGAATCGGCTGTTGGGCTTTCCTTTGCTGGGGACGATTCCCCAATATGGTAAAAAAAATCCAAAAAATCGGCAGGAAGGTCGGCAAGAGTTGCCCTTGTTGGATAACCCCTATTCACCAGTTACTACATCTTTTGAAATGCTCCAGACTAATTTAGGCTTTACCCTATCTGACAAAGAATTACGGGTAATTTTGCTCACTAGTTCAAACCCTGGAGAAGGTAAATCTTTTGTGGCAGCAAATTTAGCCCTAGCCGCAGCCCACGTAGGACGACGAGTGCTGTTAGTGGATGCCGATATGCGCCGTCCCCGTCAGCACCGCGTTTGGGAAATACCCAATTTATTGGGACTAAGCAATATCTTAGCTGGTCAGACACAGTTAAAAAATGCTGTCCAGGAGGTATCTCCCCAGGTGAATATGTTGCCAGCAGGAAAAATTCCGCCTAACCCAGTCACACTTTTGGATTCCCAGCGCATGGCTGACTTGATTGCAGAAGCAAGGAATGATTATGATTTTGTCATCATTGACACGCCACCCTTGACTGCTGTTACTGATCCACTGATTGTTGGTAAGTATGTGGATGGATTATTGCTGGTTGTCCATCCTGGCAAGGTGGAATATTCAGCGGTGAAGTCATCGAAATCATTACTTAATCATGGGAAAGTGCCTATTTTGGGAATGGTAGTGAATGGTGTTAGTGAGGAAAGTAGTTATGGTGGGTATTATTATCAGAAAGGTTATTACGGTGAGAAAGTAGATAGTAAGAAGAAGTCTTCTCAGTCCAATCTGCGGTAA
- a CDS encoding sugar transferase: MLEIGFETNRGSSSIQLVKLPRFISLFLMVGDVLSLFVCLGLTSYWTLNNPLTGFDPFVCGFILLVLTGMYLSDTYHPEKEIAGLQAPNRILISSGIITIITSLVIYLSESWEQHSGGMRGILLVNLGIFTIWAIILRLLAFNWWRSKFHQGRWLMLGSGNHAIKFAQMFLTRNPLGRLVILTENGQQLPELAEIEPQLSHEGCLSDLSDWSQQPLSGVVVGTKISLSDVQVQSLMQLRLKGIPVYQLPDIWETLCYKLPSSLLEDEWFAFSSGFNLVFCGFSLKIKRFTDIMLTGVLSVLLLPLMVIVGIVIKLDSPGPIFYSQLRTGLYGKPFRVYKFRSMSQDAEKKGAQWAIQRDPRITRVGYWLRVLRIDELPQIWNVLSGEMSLIGPRPERPEFDVKLKEAIPYYEMRYLVKPGITGWAQVLYPYGASLEDAYEKLAYDLYYIKNYSLWLDIVIVLKTIRVVLLGKGR, encoded by the coding sequence ATGTTAGAGATAGGATTTGAGACTAATAGAGGCAGCAGCAGCATTCAGTTAGTAAAACTCCCACGATTTATATCTCTATTCCTGATGGTGGGGGATGTCCTTAGCCTATTTGTCTGCTTGGGACTTACTTCTTACTGGACGTTAAATAATCCATTGACAGGATTTGACCCATTTGTCTGCGGATTTATCTTACTGGTTTTAACAGGGATGTATTTGTCAGATACATACCATCCAGAGAAAGAAATTGCAGGTTTACAAGCTCCAAATCGCATTCTCATCAGTAGTGGAATAATTACCATCATCACTTCATTGGTGATTTATCTATCGGAGAGTTGGGAACAGCATTCAGGAGGGATGAGGGGTATATTGCTAGTTAATCTGGGAATATTTACAATCTGGGCAATCATATTAAGACTATTGGCATTCAATTGGTGGCGATCAAAGTTCCACCAGGGTCGTTGGTTAATGCTAGGATCTGGCAATCATGCGATCAAGTTTGCCCAAATGTTCTTAACACGGAATCCATTGGGAAGATTAGTTATCCTGACTGAAAATGGCCAACAACTGCCTGAATTAGCAGAAATAGAACCCCAACTAAGTCATGAAGGCTGCCTCAGCGACCTATCTGATTGGAGTCAGCAACCCTTATCAGGGGTGGTAGTAGGGACAAAAATCAGTCTCTCTGATGTACAAGTGCAAAGTTTAATGCAACTACGACTAAAAGGCATCCCTGTTTACCAGTTGCCCGATATTTGGGAAACTTTATGCTACAAACTTCCCTCCTCTCTACTTGAAGATGAGTGGTTTGCTTTTAGTAGTGGCTTTAACCTGGTATTTTGTGGTTTTAGTCTCAAAATCAAGCGGTTTACAGATATAATGCTGACTGGAGTATTATCTGTGCTGCTACTGCCACTCATGGTCATTGTTGGTATAGTCATTAAGTTAGATAGTCCAGGTCCAATTTTCTATAGCCAATTACGAACAGGATTATACGGTAAACCATTTCGGGTTTACAAGTTCCGTTCCATGTCTCAGGATGCTGAAAAGAAGGGCGCACAATGGGCAATTCAACGAGATCCACGCATTACCAGGGTGGGATATTGGCTACGAGTTTTGCGAATTGACGAACTACCTCAGATTTGGAATGTGTTATCTGGAGAAATGAGCCTGATTGGTCCTCGTCCAGAGAGGCCAGAGTTTGATGTCAAGCTCAAAGAAGCAATTCCTTATTATGAAATGCGCTATTTAGTCAAACCAGGAATCACAGGTTGGGCGCAGGTACTTTATCCATACGGAGCCTCCCTTGAAGATGCCTATGAAAAGCTGGCTTACGACCTTTACTATATCAAGAACTATTCTTTATGGTTGGATATAGTCATAGTCTTGAAAACCATCAGAGTTGTTTTATTGGGTAAAGGCAGATGA
- a CDS encoding Uma2 family endonuclease yields MTIRSIRSLTLQEFLMLPETKPASEFLGREIIQKPMPKGRHSRLQGKLSSEINLVSESEKIAYAFPELRCSFGNRSIVPDIAVFTWEHIPFLSSGEVPDRFELAPDWVIEILSPEQKSNKVIGNILYCVEHGCKLGWFLDPDDLSILVFLCDRQPILMEKTDILPVLAGIELKLTADYVFGWLRMA; encoded by the coding sequence ATGACCATCAGATCCATAAGATCTCTCACATTGCAGGAGTTTCTGATGCTACCGGAAACAAAGCCAGCATCAGAGTTCTTGGGTAGGGAAATTATTCAAAAACCTATGCCGAAAGGAAGACACAGCCGACTGCAAGGGAAACTTAGTAGCGAAATTAATTTGGTGAGTGAATCTGAAAAAATTGCCTATGCTTTCCCTGAACTCAGGTGTAGCTTTGGTAATCGCTCAATTGTTCCTGATATAGCAGTTTTTACATGGGAACATATTCCTTTCCTTAGCAGTGGAGAAGTCCCAGATAGATTTGAACTAGCTCCCGATTGGGTAATTGAGATTCTTTCTCCTGAACAGAAATCAAATAAAGTGATTGGCAATATCTTGTATTGTGTGGAGCATGGGTGTAAATTAGGATGGTTTCTTGATCCTGATGATTTAAGTATTCTAGTATTTTTGTGCGATCGCCAACCAATACTGATGGAAAAAACCGATATTCTGCCTGTATTGGCAGGAATAGAGTTAAAATTAACTGCTGATTATGTATTTGGCTGGTTGAGAATGGCTTAA
- a CDS encoding DUF2726 domain-containing protein, with translation MKHKKNLLVNKSEATTNEELKKAASKYGALVYPKVRIADIVEINQKILTDKDEYSYALKAHFDFVITTGSELSPEFAIEVDGSSHNDPQAQKRDRKKNSICQKYEISLFRIKSNFLKPIGDFPKNDSQSIFAGKFDSLAGWLVETWFLQKAFYEAQDNGLIPEDEPFLWFSFIGHDPFAQSALYLHKKYKDKLCRTIKPKIIKGHDDNEITWATLAILQLHNGLYIYGESECTSINFYSSSAYDLCEELAILEIVQRFEEIESITGLFTQEQMAKKEEEFRKKYI, from the coding sequence ATGAAGCACAAAAAGAATTTACTAGTAAATAAATCTGAAGCAACTACAAATGAAGAACTTAAAAAAGCTGCTTCCAAATATGGGGCTTTGGTATACCCTAAAGTTAGAATAGCTGATATTGTAGAAATTAATCAGAAAATTTTAACAGATAAAGATGAATATAGCTATGCTTTAAAGGCTCATTTTGACTTTGTAATCACTACAGGAAGTGAACTATCTCCAGAATTTGCAATTGAAGTTGATGGAAGTTCACATAATGATCCTCAAGCACAGAAGCGAGATAGAAAGAAAAACTCTATATGCCAAAAGTACGAAATTTCATTATTTAGAATAAAATCAAATTTCCTCAAACCAATTGGTGATTTTCCCAAAAATGATTCACAATCTATTTTTGCAGGTAAGTTTGATTCTTTAGCGGGTTGGCTTGTGGAAACTTGGTTTTTACAAAAGGCTTTTTATGAAGCACAAGATAATGGTTTAATTCCCGAAGATGAACCATTTTTGTGGTTTTCATTTATTGGACATGACCCTTTCGCACAATCAGCACTATATTTACACAAAAAATATAAAGACAAGCTTTGTAGGACAATTAAACCAAAAATCATTAAAGGACATGATGATAACGAAATAACTTGGGCAACCTTGGCAATTTTACAACTTCATAATGGACTATATATTTATGGTGAATCTGAATGTACATCAATTAATTTTTATTCATCTTCTGCATACGATCTATGTGAAGAATTAGCAATTTTAGAAATTGTGCAGCGTTTTGAAGAAATAGAATCTATAACTGGACTATTTACACAGGAACAAATGGCAAAAAAGGAAGAAGAGTTTAGAAAGAAATATATATAG
- a CDS encoding type II toxin-antitoxin system RelE/ParE family toxin translates to MTFQVEITPIAENQISQAYRWYRERNPEFADIWFRGLMNTIATLQEKPQRCALAVEHEIFPEEVRQLLYGKSKNIYRVLFTIRDTIVSVLYVRHTAQAPMTIDDLEDLI, encoded by the coding sequence ATGACATTTCAGGTTGAGATTACTCCAATTGCTGAAAACCAAATTTCGCAAGCCTATCGCTGGTATCGAGAACGTAATCCTGAATTCGCAGATATTTGGTTTCGAGGATTGATGAATACCATTGCTACCCTGCAAGAGAAGCCCCAGCGTTGTGCTTTGGCAGTGGAACACGAGATTTTTCCAGAAGAAGTCCGTCAATTGCTTTATGGCAAATCTAAGAATATTTACAGAGTGCTATTTACAATTCGAGACACGATAGTATCTGTTTTATATGTTCGTCATACTGCTCAAGCACCTATGACTATAGATGATTTAGAAGATTTAATTTAG